The Nitratidesulfovibrio sp. SRB-5 genome includes a window with the following:
- a CDS encoding ferredoxin family protein has product MPPRILTEKCNGCEGLPESRCEEACPGNLMVVDAATGKARCRCTRDCWDCMSCTKACPRAAIETRIPYQLGYHKASLRPIMGKDHITWKCVDIHGVETTYKYRNRLAVDPAIRTDKDA; this is encoded by the coding sequence ATGCCGCCGAGAATACTGACCGAAAAGTGCAACGGTTGCGAAGGGCTGCCCGAATCGCGCTGCGAAGAAGCCTGCCCCGGCAACCTGATGGTGGTGGACGCAGCCACGGGCAAGGCCCGTTGCCGCTGCACGCGCGACTGCTGGGACTGCATGTCCTGCACCAAGGCCTGTCCCCGCGCCGCCATAGAGACGCGCATCCCCTACCAGCTGGGGTACCACAAGGCGTCCCTGCGGCCCATCATGGGCAAGGACCACATCACCTGGAAGTGCGTGGACATCCACGGCGTGGAAACCACCTACAAGTACCGCAACCGTCTGGCCGTGGACCCGGCCATCCGGACCGACAAGGACGCGTAA
- a CDS encoding AI-2E family transporter: MSTPARSPRRNARPVLRRAATRLSPSCGGCPGASDALREADGSGSPVPIDPFAPSACAGCPSARAESAHDAPAGQPGGAATAASAAAGVPSAVPGPSAPSAPSASSVPSVPGHAAPTRVWLALLAVVAVGIGWLLARPFIHTLAVAIVVAALAAPLQERIARRVRQPDLAAASTILTLLLGVAAPLAVFVAALIPQARALARAAMAFYAASGNGGSDTAAGAAAGVATGAAPAAAVAAGSLPAPVELGLARLHELSVWVTRTLADFGIDAPDLADFDPASLRGTLLGAARQAGETVLHGITAGVGNAVYLFGHFLLMLFILYFLLRDGRQMMAFVKRVSPLAHAQEDRLLTALRGVARSVFMGGVLVAVFQGVIGAVGFALVGLPALFWGFAMSFAAMIPVVGTALIWAPATAYLYLSGETWRAVFLLGWCAVLVSSSDGLLRAWFMKEGAGIPMLYLFLAILGGLNMFGILGLLYGPLLLTFAMVALTMYAEVAAEIAPKDGGPIR, from the coding sequence ATGAGTACTCCTGCCCGTTCCCCGCGCCGTAATGCCCGGCCCGTGCTGCGCCGTGCGGCCACGCGCCTTTCCCCGTCCTGCGGCGGCTGCCCCGGCGCTTCCGATGCGCTGCGCGAGGCTGATGGCTCCGGCTCCCCCGTTCCCATCGACCCCTTTGCCCCATCGGCGTGCGCCGGGTGCCCTTCGGCCCGTGCCGAATCCGCGCATGACGCCCCCGCCGGGCAGCCGGGGGGGGCGGCCACTGCCGCATCTGCGGCGGCGGGCGTCCCGTCCGCAGTGCCCGGACCATCCGCCCCGTCCGCTCCATCCGCATCATCCGTACCATCGGTGCCCGGCCATGCCGCGCCCACGCGGGTCTGGCTGGCCCTGCTGGCCGTAGTGGCCGTGGGCATCGGCTGGCTGCTGGCCCGTCCGTTCATCCATACGCTGGCCGTGGCCATCGTGGTGGCCGCGCTGGCCGCGCCCCTGCAAGAACGCATCGCCCGCCGGGTGCGCCAGCCAGACCTGGCCGCGGCGTCAACCATCCTCACCCTGCTGCTGGGCGTGGCCGCGCCACTGGCCGTGTTCGTGGCCGCGCTGATTCCCCAGGCCCGCGCGCTGGCCCGCGCGGCCATGGCCTTTTACGCCGCGTCGGGTAACGGCGGGTCTGACACCGCCGCCGGGGCCGCCGCAGGCGTAGCCACGGGCGCCGCGCCCGCAGCCGCCGTTGCTGCGGGTTCCCTGCCCGCGCCGGTGGAACTGGGCCTGGCCCGGCTGCACGAGCTTTCGGTGTGGGTCACCCGGACCCTGGCCGATTTCGGCATCGACGCCCCGGACCTGGCCGACTTCGATCCGGCCAGCCTGCGCGGCACCCTGCTGGGCGCGGCCCGCCAGGCCGGAGAGACCGTGCTGCACGGCATTACCGCCGGGGTGGGCAATGCCGTGTACCTGTTCGGCCATTTTCTGCTGATGCTGTTCATCCTGTATTTTCTGCTGCGCGACGGACGGCAGATGATGGCCTTCGTCAAGCGCGTCTCGCCGCTGGCTCACGCGCAGGAGGACCGCCTGCTGACGGCCCTGCGCGGGGTGGCCCGCTCCGTGTTCATGGGCGGGGTGCTGGTGGCCGTGTTCCAGGGTGTCATCGGCGCGGTGGGCTTTGCCCTGGTGGGCCTGCCCGCGCTGTTCTGGGGCTTCGCCATGTCCTTCGCGGCCATGATTCCCGTGGTGGGCACCGCGCTGATCTGGGCCCCGGCCACGGCCTACCTGTACCTTTCGGGCGAGACGTGGCGGGCGGTGTTTCTGCTGGGGTGGTGCGCGGTGCTGGTCTCCAGTTCCGACGGCCTGCTGCGCGCGTGGTTCATGAAGGAAGGCGCGGGCATCCCCATGCTCTACCTGTTCCTGGCCATTCTGGGCGGGCTGAACATGTTCGGCATTCTGGGGCTGCTGTACGGGCCGCTGCTGCTTACCTTCGCCATGGTGGCCCTGACCATGTACGCAGAGGTGGCGGCGGAAATAGCGCCCAAGGACGGCGGGCCGATCCGCTGA
- a CDS encoding CidA/LrgA family protein, protein MSVRKISLSLRLAARRSRLIQSLFLAALWLAGEAVARYAHLPVPGGVVGLLLVLLLLSTGTVNAVDLQRGARWLMAEMLLFFVPAVLAVLDHREFLSLLGLKLLAVVLLGTLTVMGGTALVVDVCCRMHFRGPAHALAGPGNSDPSHAGMTPSGSPRHPS, encoded by the coding sequence ATGTCCGTTCGCAAGATTTCCCTTTCCCTGCGGTTGGCCGCCCGCCGCAGCCGCCTGATCCAGAGCCTGTTCCTCGCCGCCCTGTGGCTGGCAGGCGAAGCCGTGGCCAGATACGCCCATCTGCCCGTGCCTGGCGGGGTGGTGGGGCTGCTGCTGGTGTTGCTGCTGCTGTCCACGGGCACGGTGAATGCGGTGGACCTGCAACGCGGCGCCCGCTGGCTGATGGCCGAAATGCTGCTGTTCTTCGTGCCCGCCGTGCTGGCGGTGCTGGACCACCGGGAATTCCTGAGCCTGCTGGGGCTGAAGCTGCTGGCCGTGGTGCTGCTGGGCACGCTGACGGTCATGGGCGGCACGGCGCTGGTGGTGGATGTCTGCTGCCGGATGCACTTCCGTGGCCCCGCCCACGCCCTTGCCGGCCCGGGCAATTCCGATCCCAGCCATGCCGGCATGACTCCGTCCGGTTCGCCCCGTCATCCTTCGTAA
- the polA gene encoding DNA polymerase I, with protein MSLTQRLGLRGEPLWLMDGSAFIFRGFYAYQSMQRSDGFPTNALFIVTRILLRLLREERPTNFCFVLDGKGPTFRHELFPPYKMQRAVTPEPLVQQLDPIKRMVRALGLPLVVSDGCEADDCIASLAARHRAERPVVIVGTDKDLKQCLHDNVVLWDPAAKEEKLVTLADFTAETGLAPARWPDFQAVIGDSSDNIPGIPGVGPKTAEKIFKDFGSLEEIRDRVGELPEKLRAKFEPHLETMFLYRQLTTLTTDACPEVTLPDLAVRPLDPAEAGAMLREFELRQLTRELSGMIENGSVTSAPRSSGQVQASLFGDEGRRADPVNTCADPGKLPDCEGVAAAVVPVFDNGAITAYAVAAGDCESRYSGPVDALARHLSKAAQVAAPDVKHLLRTDPAWGGIDPARWFDLGLAAYLLNPEERDYGWPRLAARWGDELERSSGNPGLLALEMAGALSGRLAGAQLSRLMRTLEMPLIPVLADMEAAGIAVDLNAFAAFLREVQDELDRLTRDVYKAAGGEFNIRSSQQLAELLFGTLGLPTGGKTKGGQTSTAQDVLEKLSGRHPVVDAILEFRKLEKLRSTYLEPLPRLVDGAGRIHTTFNQLATATGRLSSSNPNLQNIPVRGDLGRRMRTCFTAAPGLRLVSADYSQVELRVLAHMSQDPTLLAAFREGADIHSRTASLLYDVAQDQVSTDQRRNAKTINFGLIYGMGPQKLAQELRIPLTEAKAFIERYFSKLQKLREFYDEAETTARELGYVTTMAGRRRLLPEIHSENTQLKSQARRQAINTLIQGSAADIIKLAMLAAHADPELRALNARLILQVHDELLLEVPADNAPAAGERLAALMSGVRPGGVTLDVPLAVDWGQGENWGLAH; from the coding sequence ATGTCGCTCACCCAACGCCTCGGCCTTCGCGGCGAGCCTTTGTGGCTCATGGACGGCTCGGCCTTCATCTTCCGGGGCTTCTACGCCTACCAGAGCATGCAGCGTTCGGACGGATTTCCCACCAACGCGCTGTTCATCGTCACCCGCATCCTGCTGCGCCTTCTGCGCGAGGAGCGCCCCACCAATTTCTGCTTCGTGCTGGACGGCAAGGGACCGACCTTCCGGCACGAGCTGTTCCCGCCGTACAAGATGCAGCGCGCGGTCACGCCGGAACCGCTGGTGCAACAGCTGGACCCCATCAAGCGCATGGTAAGGGCGCTCGGCCTCCCGCTGGTCGTGTCCGACGGGTGCGAGGCCGACGACTGCATCGCCTCGCTGGCGGCGCGCCACCGCGCCGAGCGCCCCGTGGTCATCGTGGGCACGGACAAGGACCTGAAACAGTGCCTGCACGACAACGTGGTGCTGTGGGACCCGGCTGCCAAGGAAGAAAAGCTGGTCACGCTGGCTGACTTCACGGCGGAAACGGGCCTTGCGCCCGCCCGCTGGCCCGACTTTCAGGCGGTCATCGGCGATTCGTCGGACAACATTCCCGGCATCCCCGGCGTTGGCCCCAAGACGGCGGAAAAGATATTCAAGGACTTCGGCTCGCTGGAAGAAATCCGCGACCGCGTGGGCGAACTGCCCGAAAAGCTGCGCGCCAAGTTCGAGCCACACCTTGAAACCATGTTCCTGTACCGCCAGCTGACCACCCTGACCACCGACGCCTGCCCGGAAGTGACCCTGCCCGACCTGGCCGTGCGCCCGCTGGACCCGGCGGAGGCCGGTGCCATGCTGCGCGAATTCGAATTGCGTCAGCTTACCCGCGAACTCTCCGGCATGATCGAGAACGGCAGCGTCACCTCTGCCCCGCGCTCCAGCGGTCAGGTGCAGGCCAGCCTGTTCGGCGACGAGGGCCGCCGGGCCGACCCGGTGAACACCTGCGCCGACCCCGGCAAGCTGCCCGACTGCGAAGGCGTGGCCGCCGCCGTGGTGCCCGTGTTCGACAACGGCGCCATCACTGCCTACGCCGTGGCCGCCGGGGATTGCGAAAGCCGCTACTCCGGCCCGGTGGACGCGCTGGCCCGCCACCTTTCCAAGGCCGCGCAGGTGGCCGCGCCCGACGTGAAGCATCTCTTGCGCACCGACCCGGCCTGGGGCGGCATCGACCCGGCCCGCTGGTTCGACCTGGGCCTTGCCGCCTACCTGCTGAACCCGGAAGAGCGCGACTACGGCTGGCCGCGTCTGGCCGCCCGCTGGGGCGACGAACTGGAGCGCTCGTCCGGCAACCCCGGCCTGCTGGCGCTGGAAATGGCGGGCGCGCTGTCGGGCCGTCTGGCCGGGGCGCAACTGTCGCGCCTGATGCGCACGCTGGAAATGCCGCTGATCCCCGTGCTGGCCGACATGGAGGCGGCGGGCATCGCCGTGGACCTGAACGCCTTTGCCGCCTTCCTGCGCGAGGTGCAAGACGAACTGGACCGCCTGACGCGCGACGTCTACAAGGCCGCCGGGGGCGAATTCAACATCCGCTCCTCGCAGCAACTGGCCGAATTGCTGTTCGGCACGCTGGGCCTGCCCACGGGCGGCAAGACCAAGGGCGGCCAGACCTCCACCGCGCAGGACGTGCTGGAAAAGCTGTCCGGTCGCCACCCGGTGGTGGACGCCATCCTGGAATTCCGCAAGCTGGAGAAGCTGCGTTCCACGTATCTGGAACCGCTGCCCCGCCTGGTGGACGGCGCCGGGCGCATCCACACCACCTTCAACCAACTGGCCACGGCCACCGGACGCCTGTCGTCCAGCAACCCCAACCTGCAGAACATTCCCGTGCGGGGCGACCTTGGCCGCCGCATGCGCACCTGCTTCACCGCCGCGCCGGGCCTGCGTCTGGTGTCCGCCGACTATTCGCAGGTGGAACTGCGCGTGCTGGCCCACATGTCGCAAGACCCCACGCTGCTGGCCGCCTTCCGCGAGGGGGCGGACATCCACAGCCGTACCGCCAGCCTGTTGTACGACGTGGCGCAGGATCAGGTTTCCACCGACCAGCGCCGCAACGCCAAGACCATCAACTTCGGGCTCATCTACGGCATGGGGCCGCAGAAGCTGGCGCAGGAACTGCGCATCCCGCTCACCGAGGCCAAGGCGTTCATCGAACGGTACTTCAGCAAGCTGCAAAAGCTGCGCGAATTCTACGACGAGGCGGAAACCACCGCCCGCGAACTGGGCTACGTGACCACCATGGCGGGCCGCCGCCGCCTGCTGCCGGAAATCCATTCCGAAAACACCCAGCTGAAGTCGCAGGCCCGCCGCCAGGCCATCAAC
- a CDS encoding LysR family transcriptional regulator encodes MEFRTLQAFVEVVRHGGFSAAAKALFTTQSNVSKAVRQLESELGVVLLDRMGSRSQLTDAGEVVFRRARGIMAATEDIQGELDDLRGLRRGTLRLGVPLFGSRVLFAPVFALFRTRYPGVDVGMVEDGSRRLGELLHAGEVDLAASLTPISGEFEWQHVRAEPLVALLPPGHALAGKPRLRLRELANEPFILFGEAFQLNQIILDGCERNGFRPRVAARSGQMDFIIGLVEAGLGVALLPRLMVADHTTTAARVLLDEPDMWWRMALIWRRGGYLSHAARAWLDLAREVHGIVQDAPANSG; translated from the coding sequence ATGGAGTTCAGAACGTTGCAAGCTTTTGTGGAAGTGGTGCGCCACGGGGGATTTTCCGCCGCGGCAAAGGCGCTGTTCACCACCCAGTCCAACGTGAGCAAGGCCGTGCGCCAGTTGGAGAGCGAACTGGGCGTGGTGCTGCTGGACCGCATGGGCAGCAGAAGCCAGCTTACGGATGCTGGCGAGGTGGTGTTTCGCCGGGCACGGGGCATCATGGCCGCCACGGAGGACATCCAGGGCGAACTGGACGACCTGCGGGGGCTGCGGCGCGGAACGTTGCGGCTGGGCGTGCCGCTGTTCGGCAGCCGCGTCCTGTTTGCGCCGGTGTTTGCGCTGTTCCGCACCCGCTACCCCGGCGTGGACGTGGGCATGGTGGAGGACGGCAGCAGGCGGTTGGGTGAATTGCTGCACGCGGGCGAGGTGGATCTTGCGGCGTCGCTGACGCCCATATCCGGGGAATTCGAGTGGCAGCACGTGCGCGCGGAGCCGCTGGTGGCACTGCTGCCGCCGGGGCATGCCCTGGCTGGCAAGCCCCGGCTGCGCCTGCGCGAGCTTGCGAACGAGCCGTTCATCCTGTTCGGCGAGGCGTTCCAACTGAACCAGATCATCCTCGATGGGTGCGAACGCAACGGTTTTCGCCCCAGGGTGGCGGCGCGCAGCGGCCAGATGGACTTCATCATCGGGCTGGTGGAAGCGGGGTTGGGGGTGGCGCTGCTGCCCCGGCTGATGGTGGCGGACCATACCACCACGGCGGCGCGGGTGTTGCTGGATGAACCGGACATGTGGTGGCGCATGGCGCTCATCTGGCGACGCGGCGGTTACCTGTCGCATGCGGCGCGCGCCTGGCTGGACCTTGCGCGCGAAGTGCATGGCATCGTGCAGGATGCCCCGGCCAACAGCGGGTGA
- a CDS encoding Crp/Fnr family transcriptional regulator: MERNWHLWTEDFFADLPDERAAFLALSRRREFSKNDMVFFEEDSGDSCFYVEQGIVRIFRIAPSGKEPIFFLRRRGEMFGLAEVLDSVPRKANAQALTPCVLREAGRDEFEKFLSDNFGAARRVIATLGGRVRYLGEQVGNLMTCDVGTRLAKLLVYMAYEVLGDEAAWHEPAVIPVRLTQEQMAAMTGSCQQTVSDFLREMQDEGLVRVTRREVVVLHPLRLLERAEL; the protein is encoded by the coding sequence ATGGAACGCAACTGGCATCTCTGGACCGAGGATTTTTTCGCCGACCTGCCGGACGAGCGGGCGGCGTTTCTGGCGTTGTCGCGCCGGAGGGAATTTTCGAAGAACGACATGGTGTTTTTCGAGGAGGACTCCGGCGATTCGTGCTTCTACGTGGAGCAGGGCATCGTGCGCATCTTCCGCATCGCGCCGTCGGGCAAGGAGCCCATCTTCTTTCTGCGCAGGCGGGGCGAGATGTTCGGGCTGGCAGAGGTGCTGGATTCGGTGCCGCGCAAGGCCAATGCACAGGCCCTGACCCCGTGCGTGCTGCGCGAGGCGGGGCGGGACGAGTTCGAGAAGTTCCTGTCCGACAACTTCGGCGCGGCGCGCAGGGTTATTGCCACGCTGGGGGGGCGGGTGCGCTACCTGGGCGAGCAGGTGGGCAACCTGATGACCTGCGACGTGGGCACCCGGCTGGCCAAGCTGCTGGTGTACATGGCCTACGAGGTGCTGGGCGACGAGGCGGCATGGCACGAGCCCGCCGTGATTCCCGTGCGCCTGACGCAGGAGCAGATGGCCGCCATGACCGGCTCGTGCCAGCAGACCGTCAGCGACTTTCTGCGCGAGATGCAGGACGAGGGGCTGGTGCGGGTGACCCGCCGCGAGGTGGTGGTGCTGCATCCGTTGCGCCTGCTGGAACGCGCGGAACTGTAG
- a CDS encoding sulfite exporter TauE/SafE family protein, whose protein sequence is MADTNKTGAAAGAAPANGAADADVTCSPFLTGIRAVLGERTPGNMALWALTAVLLLALVKESVAPSWTVAWSHPNWGTVNVVPVLGIGVGMVAGFLGGMVGAFISLFSVPLYTLWLGLPVKVALGTNSLASAVIGLMAAMVHLSKKTPNMKIAFPMMATGFLGAGAGAYLSLGMTPEQLKMYFSVLVFGAAFWMLWRGIRPAPAKSGGFVATERQGLLYAGGEWGGVPYRTNILYPAFGNFFIAVLTGIIGVGGGFLFTPMLHAAFGLPMMVAVGTGNFVKVANIGSQFIVRGVADTVIYQLAVFAMLGGYCGANFGRRLGCVVDTRYLRLLFGILLIFVGLQYMGIKLGLGSA, encoded by the coding sequence ATGGCGGATACGAACAAGACGGGCGCAGCGGCGGGCGCGGCCCCGGCAAACGGAGCGGCGGACGCCGACGTGACATGCTCCCCGTTCCTCACGGGCATCCGGGCGGTGCTGGGCGAACGCACCCCCGGCAACATGGCCCTGTGGGCGCTGACCGCCGTGCTGCTGCTGGCGCTGGTCAAGGAATCGGTTGCGCCCTCGTGGACCGTGGCCTGGAGCCACCCCAACTGGGGCACCGTCAACGTGGTGCCGGTGCTGGGCATCGGCGTGGGCATGGTGGCCGGGTTCCTGGGCGGCATGGTGGGGGCGTTCATCAGCCTGTTCTCCGTGCCCCTGTACACCCTGTGGCTGGGCCTGCCGGTCAAGGTGGCCCTGGGCACCAACAGCCTTGCCTCCGCCGTCATCGGCCTGATGGCGGCCATGGTGCACCTGTCCAAGAAGACTCCCAACATGAAGATCGCCTTCCCCATGATGGCCACCGGCTTTCTGGGCGCTGGCGCTGGCGCGTACCTTTCGCTGGGCATGACCCCGGAACAGCTGAAGATGTACTTCTCCGTGCTGGTGTTCGGCGCGGCGTTCTGGATGCTGTGGCGCGGCATTCGCCCCGCCCCGGCCAAGAGCGGCGGCTTCGTGGCCACCGAAAGGCAGGGCCTGCTGTACGCGGGTGGTGAATGGGGCGGCGTGCCCTACCGCACCAACATCCTGTACCCGGCCTTCGGCAACTTCTTCATCGCCGTGCTGACCGGCATCATCGGCGTGGGCGGCGGTTTCCTGTTCACCCCCATGCTGCACGCGGCCTTCGGCCTGCCCATGATGGTGGCCGTGGGCACCGGCAACTTCGTCAAGGTGGCCAACATCGGCTCGCAGTTCATCGTGCGCGGCGTGGCCGACACCGTCATCTACCAGCTGGCCGTGTTCGCCATGCTGGGCGGCTACTGCGGGGCCAACTTCGGGCGGCGTCTGGGCTGCGTGGTGGATACCCGCTACCTGCGCCTGCTGTTCGGCATCCTGCTGATCTTCGTGGGGTTGCAGTACATGGGGATCAAGCTGGGACTCGGCAGCGCCTAG
- a CDS encoding FAD-binding protein: MANRKASRAVDIAPRSLAEVRTETVECDLLIIGGGNAGCFVATEARRLDPSLRVVIMEKAEIMRSGACSAGMDALNTYIPEGKTPEDLVRWSRAQVGGGPLREDLALSNAEELNEAIDDLERWGLPILRDENGKIRYRGKWDISIHGEQLKPIMAEKAIEAGAEVYNRVVGTGLLMDDGRCVGATGLGVRDGAFYVFRAKSVVVSTGGAGTLYKSYTADSTDSGAQIWMCPYCVGSGYAMGFRQGAELSSLEQRWVATRTKDFCGPVDTISVGYKAPIINCKDERVMSRYAHLGGDAAPRFIRANAPMEEWLAGRGPCYCDTRNMAPELVQAMMTDYLNERPSFVLFLASRGQDVTKEAIEIYGSDPYIMGGHTMGGFWVDMQRMTTVPGLFAAGETAGGNPNKFVGGCAAEGKLAARGAIAYMAAGLETPDEAAVSAQVESEKGRVFAPLLRGKDYDGVTPTEMKERLQRLMDEYAGGSSQFYRTNEERLDYALRHIKMLQSQFAYLKAADLHDLMQANETMDRVDVAEAVVHHLKARRETRWAGWQTRSDYPGRDDANFDCFVETRRDPATGEVTAFTRPYEQLVPGDRFKA, translated from the coding sequence ATGGCGAACAGAAAGGCCAGCAGGGCCGTGGACATCGCGCCGCGCAGCCTTGCGGAGGTGCGCACGGAAACGGTGGAGTGCGACCTGTTGATCATCGGCGGCGGCAACGCCGGGTGTTTCGTGGCCACCGAGGCCAGGCGGCTTGATCCGTCGCTGCGCGTGGTGATCATGGAAAAGGCCGAGATCATGCGTTCCGGCGCGTGTTCGGCGGGCATGGACGCCCTGAACACCTACATTCCCGAAGGCAAGACCCCCGAGGATCTGGTGCGCTGGAGCCGCGCCCAGGTGGGCGGCGGCCCCCTGCGCGAGGACCTGGCCCTGAGCAATGCCGAGGAACTCAACGAGGCCATCGACGACCTGGAGCGCTGGGGCCTGCCCATCCTGCGCGACGAAAACGGCAAGATCCGCTATCGCGGCAAGTGGGACATTTCCATCCACGGTGAACAGCTGAAGCCCATCATGGCCGAAAAGGCCATCGAGGCCGGGGCCGAGGTGTACAACCGCGTGGTGGGCACCGGCCTGCTCATGGACGATGGCCGCTGCGTGGGGGCCACGGGCCTTGGCGTGCGTGACGGTGCGTTCTACGTGTTCCGCGCCAAATCCGTGGTGGTTTCCACCGGCGGCGCGGGCACCCTGTACAAGTCGTACACCGCCGACTCCACCGACAGCGGCGCGCAGATCTGGATGTGCCCCTACTGCGTGGGGTCCGGCTACGCCATGGGCTTCCGCCAGGGCGCGGAGCTGTCGTCGCTGGAGCAGCGCTGGGTGGCCACCCGCACCAAGGACTTCTGCGGCCCCGTGGACACCATCTCGGTGGGCTACAAGGCCCCCATCATCAACTGCAAGGACGAGCGGGTCATGAGCCGCTACGCCCACCTCGGCGGCGACGCGGCCCCGCGCTTCATCCGGGCCAACGCCCCCATGGAGGAATGGCTGGCCGGGCGCGGCCCCTGCTACTGCGACACCCGCAACATGGCCCCCGAACTGGTGCAGGCCATGATGACCGACTACCTCAACGAGCGTCCGTCGTTCGTGCTGTTCCTGGCCAGCCGCGGGCAGGACGTGACCAAGGAGGCCATCGAGATCTACGGGTCCGACCCGTACATCATGGGCGGCCACACCATGGGCGGCTTCTGGGTGGACATGCAGCGCATGACCACCGTGCCCGGCCTGTTCGCGGCGGGCGAGACGGCGGGCGGCAACCCCAACAAGTTCGTGGGCGGCTGCGCGGCGGAAGGCAAGCTGGCCGCGCGCGGCGCCATTGCCTACATGGCGGCGGGCCTTGAAACGCCCGACGAAGCCGCCGTCAGCGCGCAGGTGGAGTCGGAAAAGGGCCGCGTGTTCGCGCCGCTGCTGCGCGGCAAGGACTACGACGGCGTGACCCCCACAGAGATGAAGGAACGCCTCCAGCGCCTGATGGACGAGTACGCGGGCGGCAGCTCGCAGTTCTACCGCACCAACGAGGAGCGTCTGGACTACGCCCTGCGCCACATCAAGATGCTGCAATCGCAGTTCGCCTACCTGAAGGCCGCCGACCTGCACGACCTGATGCAGGCCAACGAGACCATGGACCGCGTGGACGTGGCCGAGGCCGTGGTGCACCACCTTAAGGCCCGGCGCGAAACCCGCTGGGCCGGGTGGCAGACCCGCAGCGACTACCCCGGTCGTGACGACGCCAACTTCGACTGCTTCGTGGAAACCCGGCGCGACCCGGCCACCGGCGAGGTGACCGCCTTCACCCGGCCCTACGAGCAGCTGGTCCCCGGCGACCGGTTCAAGGCTTAA
- a CDS encoding LrgB family protein, whose amino-acid sequence MNLYPAALPLLSGLFWSASTIVLYLAARWVHARMGRWWTSPLCLAPLLLLALALALRVGYSDYIRGTHWLMVMLGPVTVAFALPIFEQRALIRRHWPVLLAGVATGSSLAMLSAWGLATLLGVSGDMRQSLLPRSISTPFAMTVSGSLGGVPDLTAVFVVLTGVFGAALGQLLLAWLPLRTSLARGALLGMGAHGAGVAQARRVGEEEGAIASLVMILAGLVNVLAAPALALLLH is encoded by the coding sequence ATGAACCTTTACCCTGCCGCCCTGCCCCTGCTTTCCGGCCTGTTCTGGTCGGCGTCCACCATCGTCCTGTACCTCGCGGCCCGCTGGGTGCATGCCCGCATGGGCCGCTGGTGGACGTCGCCACTGTGCCTGGCGCCATTGCTGCTGCTGGCCCTGGCCCTGGCCCTGCGCGTCGGCTACAGCGACTACATCCGGGGCACCCACTGGCTGATGGTCATGCTGGGTCCGGTGACCGTGGCCTTCGCCCTGCCCATCTTCGAGCAACGTGCCCTGATCCGCCGCCACTGGCCGGTCCTGCTGGCCGGGGTGGCCACGGGCAGCAGTCTGGCCATGCTTTCGGCCTGGGGGCTGGCCACCCTGCTCGGTGTTTCGGGCGACATGCGGCAAAGCCTGCTGCCGCGCTCCATCAGCACGCCCTTCGCCATGACCGTTTCCGGAAGCCTTGGCGGCGTGCCGGACCTGACGGCGGTGTTCGTGGTGCTTACGGGAGTATTCGGCGCGGCCCTGGGCCAATTGCTGCTGGCGTGGTTGCCCTTGCGCACCAGTCTTGCTCGCGGGGCGCTGCTGGGCATGGGCGCGCACGGCGCGGGCGTGGCGCAGGCCCGCAGGGTTGGGGAGGAGGAAGGCGCAATCGCCAGTCTGGTGATGATTCTGGCCGGGCTGGTCAACGTGCTGGCCGCCCCGGCGCTGGCCCTGCTGCTGCACTGA